A region of Chloracidobacterium sp. DNA encodes the following proteins:
- the bshA gene encoding N-acetyl-alpha-D-glucosaminyl L-malate synthase BshA — MNIGITVYPTYGGSGIVGSELGRDLAERGHNVHFISSFLPTRLTELNERIHFHEVEMMSYPLFEHQPYDLALATKMATVARAEKLDLLHVHYAIPHSISAILARESIKQKRYVPVITTLHGTDITLVGADRSYLPITRYGLQQSDGVTAVSKFLKQATIETFDFDEIEVIPNFICQNHYKRLPDSPLRAELAPNGERLLVHVSNFRPVKRPNDCVEILATVRAAGENARLIMVGDGPERSACIYRAGQLGVKDHVVFVGKQANIADYLGVADVFLLPSELESFGLAALEAQACEVPVIATRIGGIPEVVNDGESGFLSDVGDVEKMTKDTIHLLKDEELRRSFGEKGRELAVQRYSTSKIIPQYIAFYEKIVQKAKAAAA; from the coding sequence ATGAATATTGGCATCACGGTTTATCCAACATACGGCGGTAGCGGCATTGTGGGTTCTGAATTGGGCCGCGACCTCGCTGAACGCGGGCATAACGTTCATTTTATCTCGTCTTTTTTACCGACGCGTCTGACGGAATTGAACGAGCGCATCCATTTTCACGAAGTGGAAATGATGTCGTATCCGCTCTTTGAACATCAGCCTTACGACCTCGCTCTTGCGACAAAAATGGCGACCGTTGCTCGTGCAGAAAAGCTCGATCTGCTCCACGTGCATTACGCGATACCGCATTCGATCTCGGCGATACTGGCCCGCGAATCGATCAAGCAAAAACGCTATGTGCCTGTCATAACGACGCTTCACGGAACGGATATTACGCTCGTCGGAGCGGACCGTTCGTATTTGCCGATCACGCGTTACGGCCTGCAGCAATCGGACGGCGTGACAGCTGTTTCGAAGTTTTTGAAGCAGGCAACGATCGAGACCTTTGATTTTGACGAGATCGAGGTCATACCAAATTTCATTTGCCAGAATCATTACAAACGCCTGCCCGATTCGCCTTTGCGGGCAGAACTGGCGCCAAACGGCGAACGGCTTTTGGTCCACGTATCAAACTTCCGCCCGGTCAAGCGTCCAAACGATTGCGTCGAGATACTTGCCACGGTCCGCGCCGCCGGTGAAAATGCAAGGCTCATCATGGTCGGCGACGGGCCCGAACGCTCGGCCTGCATTTATCGTGCAGGACAGTTGGGCGTGAAGGACCACGTCGTTTTTGTGGGTAAGCAAGCGAATATAGCTGACTATCTGGGCGTAGCCGATGTGTTTCTGCTGCCGTCGGAATTAGAGTCGTTCGGCCTCGCCGCATTAGAAGCGCAAGCGTGCGAAGTGCCGGTAATCGCAACACGTATCGGTGGCATTCCGGAAGTCGTCAACGATGGTGAATCAGGTTTCCTAAGCGATGTCGGCGATGTCGAAAAGATGACGAAAGACACGATCCATTTGCTGAAAGACGAAGAACTTCGACGCTCGTTCGGCGAAAAAGGCCGCGAGCTTGCCGTTCAGCGATACTCGACCTCAAAGATAATTCCGCAATACATCGCGTTCTACGAAAAGATCGTCCAAAAAGCGAAAGCCGCTGCCGCTTGA
- a CDS encoding PQQ-dependent sugar dehydrogenase, which translates to MRTDIYKQILLAIGVFCLFGGLVFGQPKLVPHKVTLKDGKSFNLLNLPAEFEIIPAAEGLKRVRFFAKAPDGRIFVTDMYNLTDNKRGVVYILDGWNAETGKFEKVTPYMTDLRNPNSCQFYRDENGQDWFYLAETDKLTRRKFTHGETKPTDTDPQTLATFPDYGLSYKYGGWHLTRTITFSPAGKLYVSVGSSCNACIEKEKVRASVIEMNPDGSEQREFAKGLRNAVGLKWIGKFLWASGQGSDHLGLQKPDETFYALKRSTDYGWPFCYSSNGKIFKDLQFKRSSGCKNVAKPYAYLPAHSSALGFDFWDEADASDTIKNAFLVSLHGSTDKTIGHGYNIVIMRKGEKLQEFVSGFLQDGKVVGRPCDIMKLDANSFLFTDDHSGIIYYIRKKRAA; encoded by the coding sequence ATGAGAACGGATATTTATAAGCAAATACTATTGGCGATCGGCGTTTTCTGCCTTTTTGGCGGCCTTGTTTTTGGCCAGCCAAAGCTTGTTCCGCACAAAGTCACATTGAAGGACGGTAAGTCGTTCAACCTCCTCAATCTGCCGGCCGAATTTGAGATCATTCCTGCAGCGGAAGGTTTGAAACGAGTTCGTTTTTTTGCAAAGGCACCGGACGGACGTATTTTCGTGACCGATATGTACAACCTGACGGACAACAAACGCGGTGTGGTCTACATCCTCGACGGCTGGAACGCCGAGACGGGCAAGTTTGAAAAAGTGACGCCTTATATGACCGATCTTAGGAACCCAAATAGCTGCCAATTTTACCGCGACGAAAATGGGCAGGATTGGTTTTATCTTGCAGAGACCGACAAGCTGACACGAAGAAAATTCACACACGGCGAAACCAAACCAACCGATACAGATCCGCAAACTCTCGCGACCTTTCCCGATTACGGCCTCAGCTATAAATACGGCGGCTGGCATCTGACACGCACAATCACATTCTCACCTGCGGGCAAACTGTACGTCTCTGTCGGCTCGTCCTGCAACGCCTGCATCGAAAAAGAAAAAGTGCGGGCAAGCGTTATCGAGATGAATCCTGACGGCTCGGAGCAGCGCGAGTTTGCCAAAGGTTTGCGCAACGCCGTCGGCCTGAAATGGATCGGCAAATTCCTTTGGGCATCGGGCCAGGGCTCAGATCATTTGGGATTGCAAAAACCGGACGAGACATTTTACGCGCTCAAACGCAGCACAGATTACGGCTGGCCGTTCTGCTATTCGTCAAACGGCAAGATCTTTAAGGATCTGCAATTCAAACGCTCGTCAGGATGCAAAAACGTTGCTAAACCTTATGCATATCTTCCGGCACACTCATCGGCACTCGGATTTGATTTTTGGGATGAGGCTGATGCGTCAGATACGATCAAGAATGCTTTTCTAGTATCGCTTCACGGCTCGACCGACAAAACGATCGGTCACGGCTACAATATCGTCATCATGCGAAAGGGGGAAAAATTACAGGAATTTGTAAGTGGATTCTTACAAGATGGAAAAGTCGTTGGCAGACCTTGCGACATCATGAAGCTCGACGCTAACTCGTTCCTATTCACCGACGACCATTCGGGCATAATCTATTACATTCGGAAAAAACGAGCTGCGTGA